CTTGTCAGATTTCCTTTCATGACCGGATCAAACTCCGCCATCGCGCCGGCGTTGCGATCGGAATCATCAGAAAGTATTGGAATCTCGGCATCGGAACGGCGATGTTCCGGGAAATGATCGGCGCCGCCCGAAAGCGCGGGGTGACGCAGCTGGAGCTCGAGTTTATCCAGGGCAATACAAGGGCCCGCGCGCTGTACGAAAAAATGGGCTTTCAGATCGTTTCCGCAAAACCCAACGCCATCCGCCTGAAAGACGGCACGATGCTGAAAGAATATTTTATGGTCAAAGAAATGGGAAAAAATTTTTGATTTTAAT
This window of the Ruminococcaceae bacterium BL-6 genome carries:
- a CDS encoding Putative acetyltransferase YhhY (Evidence 3 : Putative function from multiple computational evidences) produces the protein MRFKNQEWMEGGIEMLFEQKTICLKNGKECIFRSPSAEDAAGMAEHLKRCAAETPFVLRYPEECVETPEQEASFLTGINESENGMMIVCIVDGGIAGTCQISFHDRIKLRHRAGVAIGIIRKYWNLGIGTAMFREMIGAARKRGVTQLELEFIQGNTRARALYEKMGFQIVSAKPNAIRLKDGTMLKEYFMVKEMGKNF